A section of the Triticum dicoccoides isolate Atlit2015 ecotype Zavitan chromosome 7A, WEW_v2.0, whole genome shotgun sequence genome encodes:
- the LOC119334087 gene encoding BTB/POZ and MATH domain-containing protein 2-like — protein MSFAGLSVIADGKILSKAASPAIAGTSGYHLLVVEGLSRTPAGEPFLSRCITVGGTHLHILCYPNGNNTDNAGFISLSIFLRKVATGTEEPVKAQVEFSFVDETEKQEPARIHASRVLEFQLWEETEEFHKFVRRDVLEKSKHFKDDSFTIRCDIVVVDPICVDTLASIVVPPSDMQRNFNDLLIAGEGADVTFQVGGETFAAHRCVLAARSTVFKAALFGHMKEGTSSAVVQIDDMDAAVFKAMLGFIYGDSLPVPRTDENEGEGVLLQHLLVAADRYDLRRLRAMCEKKLHIEVGTLTSILALAEQHGCVWLKKASYEFLRSPPNLRAVVETEGFEHLCSSCPTLMKDMLLGVLPPN, from the coding sequence ATGTCCTTCGCGGGTTTATCTGTCATCGCCGACGGCAAGATCCTGAGCAAAGCAGCCTCACCTGCCATAGCTGGCACTAGCGGGTACCATTTGCTTGTCGTCGAAGGCCTCTCGCGCACTCCAGCGGGCGAGCCCTTTTTGTCACGCTGCATCACAGTCGGAGGCACTCATTTGCATATCCTCTGCTACCCCAACGGCAATAACACTGACAACGCCGGCTTCATCTCACTTAGTATTTTCCTCCGAAAGGTAGCCACTGGAACCGAAGAGCCCGTGAAGGCGCAGGTCGAGTTCAGTTTCGTGGACGAGACGGAGAAGCAGGAGCCGGCACGCATCCATGCAAGCAGAGTACTCGAGTTCCAACTCTGGGAGGAGACAGAAGAATTCCACAAGTTCGTGCGAAGGGACGTCCTGGAGAAATCCAAACACTTCAAGGACGACAGCTTCACCATCCGCTGCGACATCGTAGTCGTAGATCCGATATGCGTCGACACTTTGGCCTCTATCGTAGTGCCGCCGTCGGACATGCAAAGAAACTTCAACGACCTTCTCATTGCAGGGGAGGGCGCCGATGTTACCTTCCAGGTCGGCGGTGAGACGTTTGCCGCACACCGCTGCGTCCTCGCTGCACGCTCTACCGTCTTCAAGGCAGCTCTCTTTGGCCACATGAAGGAAGGCACGTCGTCGGCCGTCGTGCAGATAGACGACATGGACGCGGCGGTGTTCAAGGCAATGCTGGGGTTCATCTACGGAGACTCGCTGCCCGTGCCAAGGACGGATGAGAACGAGGGCGAGGGGGTCCTGCTGCAACACCTGCTCGTCGCGGCGGACAGGTACGACCTCCGAAGGCTTAGAGCGATGTGCGAGAAGAAACTCCACATCGAAGTGGGCACGCTGACCAGCATCCTGGCACTCGCCGAGCAACACGGCTGTGTCTGGCTGAAGAAGGCAAGCTATGAGTTTCTCCGTAGCCCGCCGAACCTGAGGGCTGTCGTAGAGACAGAAGGGTTTGAACATCTCTGCAGCAGCTGCCCCACTCTTATGAAGGACATGCTCCTTGGCGTGCTGCCGCCTAATTAG